The nucleotide sequence ACGTACCAACGATCGCCGATAGATAATTCGAAACTTTCCCTCTTGAGAGTTTCTTTCATACGAAGAATAGGACACTCAGGTTGTGGGATTTTTGTACCATGAACAACTTCCCAGCAGTGCTTTCCAATCATTTCAGATTCTTTCTTCCCAAAAAGCTCACTCATCATTCTATTCGAACGAAGTATTTTGTTGTTTATATCGAGAATACACATCGCATCGCCAACGGCATCCATGGTTGTTTGCCATCGCATAGCTAAATCTTGCGCTGATTTTTCTGCCAGTACACGTTCTTCGATTTCCTTCCTCAGTTCACGTGTTCGCTCTTCGACCTGATTTTCGACATCAGCGTATGCTACTTTTAGTTCTGTTTCGGCTTCATTTCGTTTCCGTTCGCTTTTATTTATTCGAACATATCCAATCGCTAATCCTGCTAAACCGATTATCCATATTATTGTGTGGATAAGCGTAAGCCGCCGTGTTGCGGCAGTTGAGACATTCCGCAAGGGAATCATCGGAATAGAAACACTTATACCGCCGCGAATATCATTTTCTTTATAACCCTGCTTCGCATGGCATTTAAGGCATCCTTTCTCAGTAATGAAAGGACGCATGAAACGATAATACTCCCGACCTTCCATACTATCGATGGAAGCGGCTTCTTTTTCTCCAAGTTCAAAATCTTCGAGGGCTTTTCTCTCCCATGGATCGGGTGCATTTTCCGGTTTGAGAGGATTTAAACTTGTAAGATGACCGCGAATATCGGAAATCTCAGCTTCAAGTTCGTAAACCTGTCGCGTCATATAAGCGGGATTCATTAGTGTTAATAATTGACCGGACGGTGTTATAATTTCCCGGTCTGGGGTATCGATTAAATAAGGATTGGGTTTTGTTTTTTCAGTAACGGGCACATACACTCCGCCATGATTTGTATTCCATAGCCGATAAAGGAGGTCCTTCTCGTTAGCTACTTTGGCTTGAATATGTGCCGTTTGAAGTGTTTCTTGTTTTACTTCAGATACATTCCACACCAGCGATGTAACTATGATTAATGTCCAAATAATTACAAGCGTTGCGCCGTACCGTTTTAGTTTTAACGGTTTATGTTTTTTCATATTTAATGAACGCATAATAATTTCTCCTTCTAATAGAAGATAAGACAGGAAAGATTAAGAGTCAAGTGGGAGGGAACAGTGATTCAATGGTTAATCCGCCTACAATTAGTTATTGGCTATTACCTAATTTTATCGAATAACCGGGATACAATTCATCGATACAGTCGGGACAGATACCGTGTGTAAAGCTCGCATCGGTGTGCTGCGAAATGTATTGCTCAACTTTGTTCCAGTATCCCTTGTCGTCACGGATTTTTTTACAAGAGCTGTAAATGGGAAGCAACCCGTTTAAGGTTTTAATATTTTTTAAATCTTCTTGAAGTTCCCTTATTAATTCTTCACGCTCTTTCTTGTAATTCTTTTGTTCGGTTACATCACGGTAAATACCATAAACGGCAATCTGTCCGGCATCACCTTTAGTCGGGCCACCTAATATCGAGACGTTCAAAAGATTACCATCCTTGCGGCAACGGATTGTATCATAACTAAAAGGTTCATTGGTTTCCCTACCGATTCTTCTTCAGAATAACCATAGTGTTTTATAGCCGCATTGGGTTCAGATTAATTTTGAATAACTCGAATTTTGATTCTTCTTGAGTACGGTACTTCAATTGCGACATTTTTGTTTGATGACATTCCGGATTGTTTGCTATAGAGGAAGCGAAATATATCGGACAAATATGGTTATTTTTATAGGTGTTTGTCCTATGCCTTAAGGGAATTAAACTTCGGAAGGTTTAGTATTAAATAACATTCCTGCCTTACGAATTGGAAAACCTAAAACTAATAGCAAAATGCGATTTCTGTTAAAATCTTTAAAGGTTTTTCGTTTCTTTTAAATTTGAGCCGCATTGAGTAGCGATATACCGGAAGTTTAGTATTAGATCACTTTATTTTTTTTACCTACAGTTTCAAAGGCATCCAACACCCGGTCGATCTGTTTCTTTGTCAAAGCGGCTGATATTTGTGCACGCAGCCGGGCTTCGCCTTTGGGTACTACCGGATACCATAAACCTTTGATATAAACTCCGGCTTTAAGTAATGCGGCGCTCATATCTTGTGCTACTGATGCGTCGCCTAACATAATCGGTACGATCGGGTGGTCTCCTTCGAGTATCGTAAATCCAAGAGCTTTAATTTCTTTTCTGAAATATGCAGTATTATCGTGTAACTGCTGAACGATTGAATGATCCTTACTCAGTAAATCGAAAGCAGCCATTGCACCGAAAACAATTGCCGGCGGGAGAGAATTCGAGAATGTATATGGACGTGATTTTTGGCGCAGATAAGTTATCAAATCTTTTTTACCGCTGATATATCCGCCGGCTGCACCCCCCATAGCCTTACCGAGTGTTCCGGTTATAACATCGACCTTTCCGAGAACACCTTTTGCTTCGGGTGTACCACGCCCTGTTTTACCGGAAACTCCGATTGCGTGCGAATCGTCAACAAAAACTAATGCGTTATATTTCTTACCCAACTCAACGATTTTATCGAGCGGAGCCAAATAACCTTCCATACTAAAAGCACCGTCGGTTGCAATAATTTTAAAGCGGTAATCTTTATTTTTATCCTCTTCCAATAACTTTTCAAGCTCACCCATATCGGCGTGATTATATATTTTCTTATTTGTCGTCTCCGATTTGCACAACCGCTGACCATCGATAATGCTTGCGTGGTTTAATTTGTCGCTGTATAAAACATCTTTGTAAATATCAAAACCTAATTTTTCATTTGTAAGCGAAGCGAAGAATCCTTCGTTGGCAGCAAAGCACGAAGAAAATAAAATTGTATCTTCCGTCCCTACAAACATTGAGATTTTTTTCTCAAGCCGTAAGTGTATATCCTGCGTTCCACATATAAACCTGACCGATGCTATACCATAGCCGTACTCTTTAATTCCTTCTATCGCAGCTTTTTTAATTGCTGGGTGGTCGGATAAACCTAAATAATTATTCGATGCAA is from Bacteroidota bacterium and encodes:
- a CDS encoding glycine C-acetyltransferase; its protein translation is MDITTIIKKELKRLQESNTCKHETPLQSPQGGVVKVNGKDVVMLASNNYLGLSDHPAIKKAAIEGIKEYGYGIASVRFICGTQDIHLRLEKKISMFVGTEDTILFSSCFAANEGFFASLTNEKLGFDIYKDVLYSDKLNHASIIDGQRLCKSETTNKKIYNHADMGELEKLLEEDKNKDYRFKIIATDGAFSMEGYLAPLDKIVELGKKYNALVFVDDSHAIGVSGKTGRGTPEAKGVLGKVDVITGTLGKAMGGAAGGYISGKKDLITYLRQKSRPYTFSNSLPPAIVFGAMAAFDLLSKDHSIVQQLHDNTAYFRKEIKALGFTILEGDHPIVPIMLGDASVAQDMSAALLKAGVYIKGLWYPVVPKGEARLRAQISAALTKKQIDRVLDAFETVGKKNKVI
- a CDS encoding DUF3365 domain-containing protein, which translates into the protein MRSLNMKKHKPLKLKRYGATLVIIWTLIIVTSLVWNVSEVKQETLQTAHIQAKVANEKDLLYRLWNTNHGGVYVPVTEKTKPNPYLIDTPDREIITPSGQLLTLMNPAYMTRQVYELEAEISDIRGHLTSLNPLKPENAPDPWERKALEDFELGEKEAASIDSMEGREYYRFMRPFITEKGCLKCHAKQGYKENDIRGGISVSIPMIPLRNVSTAATRRLTLIHTIIWIIGLAGLAIGYVRINKSERKRNEAETELKVAYADVENQVEERTRELRKEIEERVLAEKSAQDLAMRWQTTMDAVGDAMCILDINNKILRSNRMMSELFGKKESEMIGKHCWEVVHGTKIPQPECPILRMKETLKRESFELSIGDRWYVIAVDPLLNEQGSLAGAVHITRDNTERKLAGEKIQQQLDELRNWQKVMISREQRHIELKGSSKNSNISLVL